From Urocitellus parryii isolate mUroPar1 chromosome 12 unlocalized genomic scaffold, mUroPar1.hap1 SUPER_12_unloc_3, whole genome shotgun sequence, the proteins below share one genomic window:
- the Sema4c gene encoding semaphorin-4C, with protein MAPHWAVWLLAAGLWGLGIGAEVWWNLVPRKTVPSGDLATVVRRFSQTGIQDFLTLTLTEHSGLLYVGAREALFAFSMEALELQGVISWEAPAEKKIECTQKGKSNQTECFNFIRFLQPYNASHLYVCGTYAFQPKCAYIDILTFTLERGEFDDGKGKCPYDPAKGHTGLLVDGELYSATLNNFLGTEPVILRNMGPHHPMKTEYLAFWLNEPHFVASAYVPESVGSFTGDDDKVYFFFSERAVEYDCYAEQVVARVARVCKGDMGGARTLQKKWTTFLKARLGCLAPDWQLYFNQLWAVHTLQGASWHNTTFFGVFRARWGDMDVSAVCEYQLEEIQRVFEGPYKEYREQAQKWGRYTDPIPSPRPGSCINNWHRRHGYTSSLELPDNTLNFIKKHPLMEDQVAPRWGRPLLVKKNTNFTHLVADRITGLDGATYTVLFIGTGDGWLLKAVNLGTWVHLIEELQVFDQEPVESLVLSPSKKLLFAGSRSQLVQLPLADCVKYRFCADCVLARDPYCAWSVNTSRCVSVASHSGSLLVQHMTISDTSAFCDLRGSKKARLTPKNITVVAGTDLVLPCRLSSNLAHARWTFAGRDLPAEQPGSFLYDARLQALVVMAAQPRHAGTYHCFSEEQGARLAAEGYLVAVVAGPAVTLEARAPLENLGLVWLAVVALGAVCLVLLLLVLSLRRRLREELEKGAKAAERTLVYPLELPKEPTSPPFRPGPETDEKLWDPVGYYYSDGSLKIVPGHARCQPGGGPPSPPPGIPGQPLPSPTRLHLGGGRNSNANGYVRLQLGGEDRGGHPLPELADELRRKLQQRQPLPDSNPEESSV; from the exons ATGGCCCCACACTGGGCTGTCTGGCTGCTGGCAGCagggctgtggggcctgggcATTGGGGCTGAGGTGTGGTGGAATCTCGTGCCCAGGAAGACAGTGCCTTCTGGGG ATCTGGCCACAGTGGTAAGGCGGTTCTCCCAAACGGGCATCCAGGACTTTCTGACGCTGACTCTGACTGAGCATTCCGGACTCCTGTATGTGGGGGCCCGAGAGGCCCTGTTTGCCTTCAGCATGGAGGCTCTGGAGCTGCAAGGCGTG ATCTCTTGGGAGGCACCAGCTGAGAAGAAGATCGAGTGTACCCAGAAAGGCAAGAGCAACCAG ACGGAGTGCTTCAACTTCATCCGCTTCCTGCAGCCCTACAACGCCTCCCACCTGTACGTCTGTGGTACCTACGCCTTTCAGCCCAAGTGCGCCTACATT GACATTCTCACCTTCACTTTGGAGCGTGGAGAGTTTGATGATGGGAAGGGGAAGTGTCCCTATGACCCAGCTAAGGGCCACACTGGCCTCCTTGTGG ATGGCGAGCTGTACTCAGCCACCCTCAACAACTTCCTGGGCACCGAGCCTGTCATCCTACGGAACATGGGGCCCCACCATCCCATGAAGACAGAATACCTGGCCTTTTGGCTCAACG AGCCCCACTTTGTCGCCTCTGCCTACGTCCCTGAGAGCGTGGGGAGCTTCACCGGGGATGACGACAAGGTGTACTTCTTCTTCAGCGAGCGGGCTGTGGAGTACGACTGCTATGCCGAGCAGGTGGTGGCCCGAGTTGCCCGCGTTTGCAAG GGCGACATGGGGGGCGCGCGCACACTGCAGAAGAAGTGGACCACGTTCCTGAAGGCGCGGCTGGGGTGCTTGGCGCCCGACTGGCAGCTCTATTTCAACCAGCTGTGGGCTGTGCACACCCTGCAGGGCGCCTCCTGGCACAATACTACCTTCTTCGGTGTTTTTCGAGCACGATG GGGTGATATGGACGTGTCTGCAGTCTGTGAGTACCAGTTGGAAGAGATCCAACGGGTGTTTGAGGGTCCCTACAAGGAGTACCGTGAGCAAGCACAGAAGTGGGGTCGCTACACTGACCCAATACCCAGCCCCCGGCCTGGCTCG TGCATCAACAACTGGCACCGTCGCCATGGCTACACTAGTTCTCTGGAGCTGCCTGACAACACCCTCAACTTCATCAAGAAGCACCCACTGATGGAGGACCAGGTGGCACCTCGGTGGGGCCGGCCCCTGCTCGTGAAGAAGAACACCAACTTCACCCACTTGGTGGCTGACCGCATTACAGGACTTGACGGAGCCACCTATACAGTGCTGTTCATTGGCACAG GAGATGGCTGGCTGCTCAAGGCTGTGAACCTGGGGACCTGGGTCCACCTAATTGAGGAGCTGCAAGTGTTTGACCAGGAGCCAGTGGAAAGTCTGGTGCTGTCACCAAGCAAG AAGCTGCTCTTTGCGGGCTCCCGCTCTCAGCTGGTCCAGCTGCCCCTGGCAGACTGTGTGAAGTACCGCTTCTGTGCAGACTGTGTCCTCGCCCGGGACCCCTATTGTGCCTGGAGCGTCAACACCAGCCGCTGTGTGTCTGTAGCCAGCCACTCTGG ATCTCTGCTGGTTCAGCACATGACCATCTCGGACACCTCGGCCTTTTGTGACCTTCGTGGCAGTAAGAAAG ccaggctcacaCCCAAGAACATCACAGTGGTAGCAGGCACGGACCTGGTGCTGCCCTGTCGCCTCTCCTCCAACCTGGCCCACGCCCGCTGGACCTTTGCGGGCCGGGACCTGCCTGCAGAACAGCCCGGCTCCTTCCTCTACGATGCCCGACTCCAGGCCCTGGTGGTGATGGCCGCCCAGCCCCGCCATGCTGGGACCTACCACTGCTTTTCAGAGGAGCAGGGGGCACGGCTGGCTGCTGAAGGCTACCTTGTGGCTGTGGTGGCGGGCCCCGCAGTGACCCTGGAGGCCCGGGCTCCCTTGGAAAACCTGGGGCTAGTGTGGCTGGCTGTGGTGGCCCTGGGGGCCGTGTGCCTGGTGCTGCTGCTTCTGGTTTTGTCCCTGCGCCGGCGGCTGCGGGAAGAGCTGGAAAAAGGCGCCAAGGCAGCTGAGAGGACCCTGGTATACCCCCTGGAGCTGCCCAAAGAACCCACCAGTCCCCCTTTTCGGCCCGGCCCTGAAACAGATGAGAAACTTTGGGATCCCGTTGGCTACTACTACTCAGATGGCTCCCTCAAGATTGTGCCTGGACACGCCCGGTGCCAGCCCGGAGGGGGGCCCCCATCTCCACCTCCTGGCATCCCAGGCCAGCCCCTGCCTTCTCCAACCAGGCTTCACCTGGGGGGCGGGCGGAACTCAAATGCCAACGGTTATGTGCGCTTGCAGTTAGGAGGGGAGGACCGGGGAGGGCATCCCCTGCCTGAGCTGGCTGACGAACTGCGGCGCAAACTGCAGCAGCGCCAGCCGCTGCCCGACTCCAACCCCGAGGAGTCCTCGGTATGA